The genomic segment tttaaaataaaaggaataaaaataatcaattaaaatataggaattaaatttacaatttattcataaaataaagATTAATAGTGGAGTTTGAACTtataaattaaatacttattttgatataaataaaaaataaaaaatatatttttatttacatttaaatataatagaaatgtaaaattacttttcTAAATATGATAGAATCCCATATGATGGGCTGATGGTCAATGGTGTTCACCGTCTTAAGTGTAGCCTGAGTTTGAGTTGTGATAGTCGTGTTAGTTATTTGAATTTTGCCTtgtaattcataaaaaataattatttatctaaataaaaaaaacatagtccaaaattatgtattttatattactTTAAATTGTACTAtgcattggaattttttttttcttttttgagagAGAATCTTTTGTTgactaaattgattgaaattgaattattcaaaagctTATGGTTGTCCTcagtttttgttaaaatatactaaatagtttttaaaaatattctaaataatCTTATATCttcgaaattaattaaaaataatttataaaataatttttggacAAATTTAAAATAGATCCACCTACTTTTTTTtggctaaaatttcaaattagggTCCAACTTTTTGGGAGTTGCTCAAGCAAGGGCCAAACTTTTTAGAATGCTCAAATAAGGGCTTTTCACGCACTTTATCACAGTTTGTAGTAAAAAATAGGTGAATGATGTCGTGTTTAGAATAAAACTCATAACAACTGAATTAGATAttggttaaaaagaaaaaaaaaatataatttgaaaccTGATATATGACATTTGATAAACCCTTATTTGAGCACTTAtaaaaatgtttgatatttatttgatcacttttgaaaatgtttgagcaTTTTAAAAGGTTTAACCTTCATTCAAGCATCTTAAAATATTTAGCTTTCGTGAGTAACTCCTAAAAGGTTGGGTTAATTTGAGcatttaccctttttttatttgtgtgtatttagaattttattttaaatgtataattgtaatatttttaatgtattttaaaactcataatcataattttgtttttcattcaACTTAAAGGCTtttatttgcattgaaaatagtACATCGATGGTTAAAGTTATAAACATTGTTTGcgcaaattttaaaaatttagagatttttaaattattaatttaaataaattgtaattttttatttgaataaataattatttaagaaaacataaattattaaaatataaaaattaaaaataattgtaaaacaagaatcattatataaaaaataaaaaattcaagacaaatatcattatatttgtaaaaattaaatatttttaatagaataaaattgagaatatatattagaattaaacaaaaaatatttttaaagtttaaaatgttGCAGTatgtattaaatgaaataaaattatgaaaaattttatttgtaaaatttgaaaaagaaaattaagctaTTTATATCCTCTCTTGAAATGCTTCACaaatttcgaattttttttatatttttactcaaataaataaatttaaattagaaattttgatataaataaaagggtaattatttaatatattgctAGTGAAATTTTTAAGACTccacaaataaattaaaagaacttTTTTTAATTCCTAAATAAATTTCAGTTGAAAAAATACGTATTTAAAATTGGAGTTTTATAAAAAATCTGACCCGATTCAACTTCAAATTTCAATGGCAAAAGGTGGTGGAGTGTATCAAAAAGTTGGGTGTCccaaaatttaatctttatatgttCCCACTAAAAACAAGAACAAGGAAAACGAGGAAGCCAAGTAAAGCAATGGACATAGAACTAAAGCAAGAAGctttatttattcaaataatttaatgctTGAGAATAGAGATATTGAGTGGCAACAATGAACAATCCAAAGATAAAGACACCTTTAATCTTTGCTTGTTATTGTTAGCTTTGGTAttctttttcttgtttcattAAACAATGAAAATACATAAACAACAGTTGTAAATTGTAATATACATACTTTTTCGATTTCCCATTCATGatgaaaaactaaaacaaagctattattatcattattttttgctttccttttctttcttctttggatCGGATCTGGAAATTAGCTTAAACACATTAACAAGGCAAAACCCAAAGCTGTTTCACTTTTCTCTTCCAAAAAACCAGCTTCTTTTTTTCTGGGTTTTTCATTTCATGGAAGATTTCACCTTGCCTTCCATTGTTTTTGCTGTTCATCTAAGATCAGGTAACTTGGTTTTGGCCTCTTTTAAAGCTTTGGGTTCTTTTGTTTTTTGCTTTGTTGATCAAGTTTTTGTTTGTATTTTCTTGGTTTCAACAGCTTGATGCTTCTATAACCAATGGCTTTATCATAGAGTTATCATCAACTAGAGGGGGAGAGTTCTTTTAGTTTGATAAAATTTGGAGCTTGGTTTGGCATTGGTTGGTGTTTGTTGAATTGTTTCAATGGAATCAGTTGGGAATTCTTCATCAAAGAATAAAAATCCAGGTTCTTCAACATCATCCCATGTAGCTGATCTTAACAATGGTGTTAGGATTATTCGACatccaaatggttcaatagggTATCAAAAGCATCCGAGCAAAGCAGCTATTGATAACATGCAGAAGCATGAAGAATTGCCTTCAATGGCGAAACGTTATTATGATTCAAGCAAAGGGAAAAACAACGAGCTTCTTATTGCTAACCAGATGAAGAACTTGACAATGGAAAGCAAATCTTCATCAAAGCATCCCATTGATGATACTGTGTCTCAATCAGAATCAAGCTTTTGTCAAAGTCCTTCAAATAATGGCAAACCAAGTTTCACCAacactgaacttagtgaaagtggGAGCTGCAGTGGTGAAGTGAGTAGGAAAACAAGCATTTATAGAGGGAGCACTGGGAGTGATTTCAGTGATGAAAGCAGTTCTAGTTGTTTAAGCAGTGCCATTTACAAACCCCATAAAGCAAATGATATTAGATGGGAAGCAATTCAAGCTGTGAGATCTAGGAAAGGGGATTTGGACTTTAGGCACTTTAGGGTGTTGAAGAGATTGGGATGTGGGGATATAGGCAGTGTTTATCTCTCTGAATTGACTGGCACTAGGACTTATTTTGCCATGAAAGTTATGGATAAAGCTCTTTTGGCAAGTAGAAAGAAGCTCCTTAGAGCCCAAACTGAGAGAGAGATTCTTCAATCTTTGAATCATCCATTTTTGCCAACCTTGTATACTCACTTTGAGACTGAGAAGCTTTCTTGCTTGGTTATGGAGTTTTGCCCTGGTGGAGACTTGCATGCTCTCAGGCAAAGACAACCTGGAAAGTACTTCTCAGAACAAGCTGCCAGGTTAGCCATTGCTGTTCTTCTCCTTATTCATTACTCTTTATTACTCAAGTCTCCATTGTTGGATTCCAAGTTAAGTAGCTGCGTGTATTTAACATTTCTAATGGAAACCAACGGATCCCTTTTCATGTCAACTTATGTTACTCGTACTCGGAATAGGACTCGGGTGTGAGTATCAATACCGGTATGTATCCATGTATTTGGATGATCCTTGTACTCATGTCATAATTCATATGTCATCTCCAGTTGAGTACCATAGAATCCTGTATGTAAACACCTCTTTTAGAAGTTCTTCAAGTTTTTAGATATGATCATAGAACCTTTAGAGCCCTCCTGAATATCGTCAACAATGTCTTCTCCGGGTTGATTTGTGGAGCACCGATCGGTCTCTTGTTAATTCAAGTATTCATGTTCCTTTTTCCCTCTTCTCTGGTTCTTACAGTTTGGCAGTTCTAAATAGCTTGCGCTCTTCGGCATATCGGATGATAACGAGGACCAGTTTTGATAGGTTACAGTGAAAAGTATTGAAGTCAAGTAGTTTACTACTAACTATTGTAATCTTTATTGTTCTTTTGATGTTTCTCTGCAGATTTTATGTGGCAGAAGTGCTCCTTGCTTTGGAGTATCTTCACATGCTTGGGATCATTTACAGAGACCTTAAGCCCGAAAACGTTTTGGTGAGAGAAGACGGTCACATAATGCTCTCCGATTTTGACCTCTCCCTTAGATGTGCCGTCTCTCCGACGCTTGTAAAATCTTCGAACTCAACCCTGGAATCAAAAAATTCTGCATACTGTGCCCAGCCTGCGTGCATTGAACCAACTTGCGTAATGCAGCCTGATTGTATCCAACCTGCATGTTTTGGACCCCGGTTTTTTTCAAGCAagcagaagaaagaaaagaagagcaAAGTAAAGAATGAAACGAATCATCAAGTGAGTCCTCTCCCTGAGCTCATTGCTGAACCTACCAATGCTCGATCGATGTCGTTTGTCGGCACTCACGAGTACTTGGCACCCGAGATTATTAAAGGTGAAGGCCAT from the Gossypium hirsutum isolate 1008001.06 chromosome D09, Gossypium_hirsutum_v2.1, whole genome shotgun sequence genome contains:
- the LOC107892250 gene encoding serine/threonine-protein kinase D6PK codes for the protein MESVGNSSSKNKNPGSSTSSHVADLNNGVRIIRHPNGSIGYQKHPSKAAIDNMQKHEELPSMAKRYYDSSKGKNNELLIANQMKNLTMESKSSSKHPIDDTVSQSESSFCQSPSNNGKPSFTNTELSESGSCSGEVSRKTSIYRGSTGSDFSDESSSSCLSSAIYKPHKANDIRWEAIQAVRSRKGDLDFRHFRVLKRLGCGDIGSVYLSELTGTRTYFAMKVMDKALLASRKKLLRAQTEREILQSLNHPFLPTLYTHFETEKLSCLVMEFCPGGDLHALRQRQPGKYFSEQAARFYVAEVLLALEYLHMLGIIYRDLKPENVLVREDGHIMLSDFDLSLRCAVSPTLVKSSNSTLESKNSAYCAQPACIEPTCVMQPDCIQPACFGPRFFSSKQKKEKKSKVKNETNHQVSPLPELIAEPTNARSMSFVGTHEYLAPEIIKGEGHGSAVDWWTFGIFLYELLFGKTPFKGAGNRATLFNVVGQPLRFPEYPNVSFAARDLIRGLLVKEPQHRLAYRRGATEVKQHPFFQSVNWALIRCANPPEVPKPAMMDFSATQTDIGKVPTNNKMPGLDVKPSGNYLEIDFF